One Campylobacter pinnipediorum subsp. caledonicus genomic window carries:
- a CDS encoding homoserine dehydrogenase codes for MNIAVLGVGTVGEQVVKILQEHKDLIFARSGKEINPVVGVVKNLEKNRDVNIELTDDLDSVLNRTDIDVYVELMGGIDKSYEVVKYALQNKKAVVTANKALLAYYRYELQKIAGETPFGFEASVAGAIPIIKSLREGLSANNICSIEGIMNGTSNYILTSMMKGDTDFAEALKKAQELGYAEADPTFDIGGFDAAHKLLILASIAYGIDAKPEDILIEGIDRINRADIFFVNDFEYTIKLLGIAKKVGNKVELRVHPTLIPKNKMLAKVDGVMNAISVISDCAGESMLYGAGAGGKATASAVISDLIDIARGTNLPMLGYKEPQKAGNFELLQKDQIQTKYYFRLEVEDKVGVLATITNIMSQNNLSVDSFLQKPHLISDDDNMATLFFITHTSYESDVNNFIDLVKKESFIKAEPFMMRIEE; via the coding sequence ATGAATATAGCAGTTTTAGGTGTAGGAACAGTTGGGGAACAGGTTGTAAAGATATTACAAGAGCATAAAGATCTTATATTTGCAAGATCTGGCAAAGAGATAAATCCTGTTGTTGGAGTTGTAAAAAATTTAGAAAAAAACAGAGATGTAAATATAGAGCTTACTGATGATTTGGACTCTGTTTTAAACAGAACGGATATAGATGTTTATGTTGAGCTTATGGGTGGCATAGATAAATCATACGAAGTTGTAAAATATGCTTTGCAAAATAAAAAAGCTGTAGTTACAGCAAATAAAGCGCTTTTAGCTTATTATAGGTATGAGCTTCAAAAGATAGCTGGTGAAACTCCTTTTGGCTTTGAAGCTAGTGTCGCTGGTGCTATACCTATTATAAAATCTTTAAGAGAAGGTCTTAGTGCAAATAATATATGCTCTATAGAGGGCATAATGAACGGAACTAGCAACTATATCCTTACATCTATGATGAAAGGCGATACTGATTTTGCTGAGGCTCTTAAAAAAGCTCAAGAGCTTGGTTATGCAGAGGCTGATCCGACATTTGATATAGGTGGTTTTGATGCAGCACATAAGCTTTTAATACTTGCAAGTATAGCTTATGGTATCGATGCTAAACCAGAGGATATTTTGATAGAGGGAATTGACCGCATAAATAGAGCAGATATATTTTTTGTTAATGATTTTGAATACACGATAAAACTTTTAGGGATAGCGAAAAAAGTTGGAAACAAGGTAGAATTGAGAGTTCATCCTACGCTAATACCAAAAAATAAAATGTTAGCAAAAGTTGATGGTGTAATGAATGCTATAAGTGTTATAAGTGATTGTGCTGGAGAGAGTATGCTTTATGGTGCTGGAGCTGGTGGAAAAGCCACAGCAAGTGCTGTTATAAGTGATTTGATAGATATAGCCAGAGGCACAAATTTGCCTATGTTAGGATATAAAGAGCCACAAAAAGCAGGTAACTTTGAACTTTTACAAAAAGATCAGATACAAACAAAGTATTATTTTAGGCTTGAAGTTGAAGATAAAGTAGGTGTTTTAGCAACCATAACTAATATTATGAGTCAAAATAATCTATCAGTAGATAGCTTTTTGCAAAAACCGCATTTGATTTCAGATGATGATAATATGGCAACGCTATTTTTTATAACTCATACTAGTTATGAATCTGATGTAAATAATTTTATAGATTTAGTAAAAAAAGAAAGTTTTATAAAAGCCGAACCTTTTATGATGAGAATAGAGGAGTAG
- the trxA gene encoding thioredoxin: MGKYIELTSENFDVAKEGVALVDFWAPWCGPCRMLAPVIDELAEEFDGKAKICKVNTDEVQELAVEYGIRSIPTILFFKDGEVVEQMVGAQSKQALVSKLNSLL, encoded by the coding sequence ATGGGAAAATACATAGAACTTACATCAGAGAATTTTGATGTTGCAAAAGAGGGAGTTGCTTTGGTTGATTTTTGGGCACCTTGGTGTGGACCTTGCAGAATGTTAGCTCCTGTTATAGATGAATTGGCTGAGGAGTTTGATGGAAAAGCAAAAATTTGCAAGGTTAATACCGATGAAGTTCAAGAACTTGCTGTTGAGTATGGCATAAGATCAATCCCTACAATACTATTTTTTAAAGATGGCGAAGTTGTTGAGCAAATGGTAGGTGCTCAGTCAAAACAAGCTCTTGTAAGTAAGTTAAACTCACTTCTTTAA
- the acpP gene encoding acyl carrier protein, whose product MAIFEDVRDVVVEQLSVEPDAVKLESKIIEDLGADSLDVVELVMALEEKFEVEIPDSEAEKLISISDVVTYIEKLGK is encoded by the coding sequence ATGGCAATTTTTGAAGATGTTAGAGATGTTGTAGTGGAGCAACTGAGCGTTGAGCCTGATGCTGTTAAATTGGAATCTAAAATAATAGAAGACCTTGGTGCAGACTCTCTTGATGTAGTTGAATTAGTAATGGCTCTTGAAGAGAAATTTGAAGTTGAAATACCTGATAGTGAAGCTGAAAAGCTTATAAGTATTTCTGATGTTGTTACTTACATTGAAAAACTAGGAAAGTAA
- the accA gene encoding acetyl-CoA carboxylase carboxyl transferase subunit alpha, whose product MSSYLDFEKNIKQIDDDIATAKIRGDEHAVEILNKNLEKEVAKVYKNLNEYQRLQLARHPDRPYAIDYVRLLLSDYYEIHGDRAFRDDPAIVCFIGYLSGKKVVVIGEQKGRGTKNKLKRNFGMPNPEGYRKALRVAKMAEKFNLPILFLIDTPGAYPGIGAEERGQSEAIAKNLFEFANLKTITIAVVIGEGGSGGALAIGVADKLAMMKNSIFSVISPEGCAAILWNDPSKQEQATKAMKITADDLKKLNLIDDVINEPINGAHRNKVDAAKELGNYFLNQLEELSKIDKDELVKIRMDKILSIGAYEE is encoded by the coding sequence ATGTCAAGCTATTTAGATTTTGAAAAAAATATCAAACAAATAGATGATGATATCGCTACAGCCAAAATACGCGGCGATGAACATGCCGTTGAAATTTTAAATAAAAACTTAGAAAAAGAAGTTGCAAAAGTTTATAAGAATTTAAATGAATATCAACGTTTGCAACTTGCAAGACATCCAGACAGACCATACGCTATAGACTATGTGAGATTATTGCTATCTGATTATTATGAAATTCATGGAGATAGAGCATTTCGTGATGATCCCGCAATAGTTTGTTTTATAGGATATTTAAGTGGTAAAAAAGTCGTTGTTATAGGCGAACAAAAAGGCAGAGGCACAAAGAATAAATTAAAAAGAAACTTTGGTATGCCAAATCCTGAAGGTTACAGAAAAGCTTTAAGAGTTGCTAAAATGGCAGAAAAGTTTAATCTACCTATACTGTTCCTAATAGACACACCAGGTGCCTATCCTGGAATAGGGGCAGAAGAACGCGGTCAAAGCGAAGCAATAGCTAAAAATCTTTTTGAGTTTGCAAATTTAAAAACCATAACCATAGCTGTAGTTATAGGAGAAGGCGGAAGCGGTGGAGCTTTAGCTATAGGAGTTGCTGATAAACTTGCAATGATGAAAAACTCTATATTTTCGGTAATATCTCCAGAGGGATGTGCTGCTATCTTATGGAACGATCCTAGCAAACAAGAACAAGCAACAAAAGCCATGAAAATAACAGCCGATGATTTAAAAAAACTAAATCTTATTGATGATGTCATCAATGAACCTATCAATGGAGCACACAGAAACAAAGTAGATGCCGCAAAAGAGCTAGGAAACTATTTCTTAAATCAATTAGAAGAATTAAGCAAGATAGATAAAGATGAACTAGTTAAAATTAGAATGGATAAAATTTTATCCATAGGTGCATACGAAGAATAA
- the fabG gene encoding 3-oxoacyl-ACP reductase FabG, with protein MKFSGKNVLITGASRGIGADIARVLAKMGLKVWINYRSKPELADELMNEINKDGGQAAVIKFDVTDEDEFIKGINLIIDSDGELSYLVNNAGITNDKLALRMKTEEFTSIIDANLTSAFIGSREALKVMSKKRFGSVVNIASIVGETGNAGQVNYSASKGGMIAMTKSFAKEGASRNVRFNCITPGFIQTEMTAVLSEEIKKAYVDSIPLKRLGNPEEVANAVAFLLSDYSSYTTGEVLKVNGGLYV; from the coding sequence ATGAAATTTAGTGGAAAAAATGTTCTTATAACAGGTGCTAGTCGTGGAATAGGCGCTGATATAGCAAGAGTTTTAGCTAAAATGGGTTTAAAAGTTTGGATAAATTATCGTTCAAAACCAGAACTTGCCGATGAGCTAATGAATGAGATAAACAAAGATGGCGGACAAGCAGCGGTTATTAAATTTGATGTAACAGATGAAGATGAGTTTATAAAAGGTATAAATTTAATCATTGATAGCGATGGCGAGCTAAGCTATTTGGTGAATAATGCTGGTATCACAAATGATAAACTTGCCCTTAGAATGAAAACAGAAGAGTTTACAAGCATAATAGATGCAAACTTAACATCAGCATTTATAGGCTCAAGAGAAGCTTTGAAAGTAATGAGTAAAAAAAGATTTGGTTCAGTAGTAAATATAGCTTCAATAGTTGGAGAAACTGGTAACGCTGGACAAGTTAATTACTCAGCTAGCAAGGGCGGAATGATAGCTATGACAAAAAGTTTTGCAAAAGAAGGTGCTAGTAGAAATGTTAGATTTAATTGCATAACTCCTGGATTTATACAAACTGAAATGACGGCTGTTTTAAGCGAAGAGATTAAAAAAGCGTATGTTGATAGCATACCGCTTAAAAGACTTGGAAATCCAGAAGAAGTTGCTAATGCTGTAGCATTTTTACTAAGTGATTATTCAAGCTATACAACCGGTGAAGTATTAAAAGTAAATGGTGGCTTATACGTATAA
- the gpmI gene encoding 2,3-bisphosphoglycerate-independent phosphoglycerate mutase — MGQKTILVITDGIGFNSDNNFNAFSAAKKPTFDWLFKNTANTLIKTSGLAVGLPQGQMGNSEVGHMSIGSGRIIYQNLVKIDLAIKNKEFEQNTDLNDMFKKCKNIHIIGLYSDGGVHSHLDHFNNIYNLAKQNGCNTFAHIITDGRDVSPKSAFDFVKNAENKMNIASISGRFYTMDRDNRFERVKLAYDAYFAKLKPLKIKPSEYIKQRYNENEFDEFITPATFNEFDGIKQEDGVIFINFRNDRMKELVATFGCKDFKEFQRDFIIKNIITMTEYDSKFGFPTLIKKEILKNTLSEVIADAGLRQFHTAETEKYAHVTFFFNGGVEDMVKNETRILVPSPKVKTYDEKPEMSAYEVCDAVLNAMDNEFDFIVVNFANGDMVGHTGNYEAAVKSVEAIDECLGKIIDKAKQKDYAYIQTSDHGNCEEMRDKNGEMLTNHTTFDVFCFVIAKDVKILKQNLGLSNIAPSVLKLMGLKIPDEMNEALF, encoded by the coding sequence ATGGGACAAAAAACCATACTTGTTATAACTGATGGCATAGGTTTTAATTCTGATAACAATTTTAATGCATTTAGTGCCGCAAAAAAACCAACATTTGATTGGCTGTTTAAAAATACCGCAAATACTCTGATAAAAACATCAGGACTTGCTGTAGGTCTTCCACAAGGTCAGATGGGAAACTCCGAAGTGGGGCATATGAGCATAGGAAGCGGTAGGATAATATATCAAAATCTAGTAAAAATAGACCTGGCAATAAAAAATAAAGAATTCGAACAAAATACCGACCTTAACGATATGTTTAAAAAATGCAAAAACATACATATAATAGGATTATATTCAGATGGTGGGGTTCATTCACACTTGGATCACTTTAATAACATATATAACCTAGCAAAACAAAATGGCTGCAATACCTTCGCACACATAATTACAGATGGTAGAGATGTATCGCCAAAAAGTGCTTTTGATTTTGTAAAAAATGCCGAAAATAAAATGAATATAGCAAGTATAAGTGGTAGATTTTACACTATGGATAGAGACAATAGATTTGAAAGAGTAAAATTAGCATACGATGCATATTTTGCAAAACTAAAACCACTTAAAATAAAGCCAAGTGAATACATAAAACAAAGATATAATGAAAATGAGTTTGATGAGTTTATAACACCGGCTACATTTAATGAATTTGATGGAATCAAACAAGAAGATGGTGTAATTTTTATAAATTTCAGAAATGACAGAATGAAAGAACTTGTTGCCACTTTTGGTTGTAAGGACTTTAAAGAATTTCAAAGAGATTTTATCATCAAAAATATTATAACAATGACAGAGTATGATTCAAAGTTTGGCTTTCCAACACTAATAAAAAAAGAAATTTTAAAAAATACACTATCTGAGGTTATAGCAGATGCTGGATTAAGACAATTTCACACAGCAGAAACAGAAAAATATGCACACGTAACGTTCTTTTTTAATGGTGGTGTGGAAGATATGGTTAAAAATGAAACCAGGATCTTAGTCCCTAGCCCGAAAGTAAAAACATACGATGAAAAACCAGAGATGAGTGCATATGAGGTATGCGATGCTGTTTTAAATGCTATGGATAATGAGTTTGATTTTATAGTTGTAAATTTTGCAAATGGCGATATGGTAGGACATACAGGAAATTACGAAGCAGCCGTTAAGTCAGTAGAAGCCATAGATGAATGTCTTGGAAAGATTATAGACAAAGCAAAACAAAAAGACTATGCATACATACAAACAAGCGATCATGGAAACTGTGAAGAGATGCGTGATAAAAATGGAGAAATGCTTACAAATCATACCACATTTGATGTGTTTTGCTTTGTTATAGCAAAAGATGTTAAAATATTAAAACAAAATCTTGGATTAAGCAATATAGCCCCTAGTGTCTTAAAGCTGATGGGGTTAAAAATACCAGATGAAATGAATGAAGCGTTATTTTAA
- a CDS encoding beta-ketoacyl-ACP synthase II, which yields MKRVVVTGIGMITSLGLDKESSFKAICDGKTGVKKITSFDASDFPVQIAAEITDFEPTSVIDAKEVKKMDRFIQLGIKASKEAMQDANFDEGFDTTRFGVSSASGIGGLPNIQKNSVTLEEKGSRKISPFFIPSSLVNMLGGIVSINHGLKGPNLSSVTACAAGTHAITHAAKCIMLGQAKQMLAIGSEATICGAGVGGFAAMKALSTRNDEPELASRPFDADRDGFIIGEGAGALVLEELESAKARGAKIYAEIVGFGESGDAHHITAPSLEGPVNAMRQAIQMAGEEIKIDYVNAHGTSTPVNDKNETAALKEVFKDKCPPVTSTKGQTGHCLGGAGAIEAVISIMAIRDSIIPPTINQTTKDPDCDLDYVPNVARKADLKVVMSNSFGFGGTNGSIIFKKLD from the coding sequence TTGAAGCGAGTTGTAGTAACAGGTATTGGAATGATAACTTCACTAGGTCTTGATAAAGAAAGCTCTTTTAAGGCTATTTGTGATGGAAAAACTGGTGTAAAAAAGATAACATCGTTTGATGCTAGTGACTTTCCTGTCCAAATAGCAGCTGAAATAACAGACTTTGAGCCAACAAGTGTGATTGACGCAAAGGAAGTAAAAAAAATGGATCGCTTCATACAACTTGGGATAAAAGCGTCAAAAGAAGCAATGCAAGATGCAAATTTTGATGAAGGATTTGACACCACTAGATTTGGTGTTAGTTCAGCATCTGGAATAGGCGGATTGCCAAATATTCAAAAAAACTCAGTAACCCTTGAAGAAAAGGGTTCAAGAAAAATTTCACCATTTTTTATCCCATCATCTCTTGTTAATATGCTAGGTGGTATAGTTTCTATCAATCACGGTCTTAAAGGACCAAATCTATCTAGCGTTACAGCTTGTGCAGCAGGCACACATGCTATAACACATGCTGCTAAGTGCATAATGCTTGGACAAGCGAAGCAAATGTTGGCAATTGGCTCTGAGGCAACCATATGCGGTGCTGGAGTTGGCGGATTTGCAGCTATGAAAGCGCTATCAACAAGAAATGATGAGCCAGAACTTGCATCAAGACCATTTGATGCAGACAGAGATGGATTTATAATAGGAGAAGGTGCTGGTGCTTTAGTTTTAGAAGAGCTTGAAAGTGCTAAGGCTAGAGGTGCAAAAATATATGCTGAAATAGTTGGTTTTGGAGAAAGCGGTGATGCACACCACATAACAGCTCCATCTCTTGAAGGTCCTGTAAATGCTATGAGACAAGCTATACAAATGGCTGGAGAAGAGATAAAGATTGATTACGTAAATGCTCACGGAACATCAACACCAGTTAATGACAAAAATGAAACAGCTGCGTTAAAAGAGGTATTTAAAGATAAATGTCCTCCTGTAACCTCAACTAAAGGGCAAACTGGACATTGTTTAGGTGGAGCAGGTGCTATAGAGGCTGTTATATCAATCATGGCGATAAGAGATAGCATTATACCTCCAACTATAAACCAAACAACAAAAGATCCTGATTGTGATCTTGACTATGTTCCAAATGTAGCTAGAAAAGCTGACTTAAAAGTTGTTATGAGTAACTCTTTCGGTTTTGGCGGCACAAATGGTTCTATTATATTTAAAAAACTAGATTAA
- a CDS encoding YraN family protein has product MGLKEYLFGKTSEDKACEYLKGLGFKILERNFHSKFGEIDIIAIDENSIVSFVEVKASEKYDAAFRLTKGKMDKIIKTINYYLMINKLEYDFEISFIIINGGEIKLIRNISL; this is encoded by the coding sequence TTGGGACTAAAAGAGTATCTTTTTGGAAAAACAAGCGAAGATAAGGCTTGTGAATACCTGAAAGGCTTAGGGTTTAAAATTTTAGAAAGAAATTTTCATTCGAAATTTGGTGAGATAGACATAATTGCCATAGATGAAAATTCTATAGTTTCTTTTGTTGAGGTAAAGGCTAGTGAAAAATATGATGCTGCATTTAGACTAACAAAGGGAAAAATGGATAAAATTATAAAAACAATAAATTATTATTTGATGATAAATAAACTTGAGTATGATTTTGAGATAAGTTTTATTATTATTAATGGAGGTGAAATCAAATTAATAAGAAATATTAGTTTATAA
- the trxB gene encoding thioredoxin-disulfide reductase, with translation MLDLAIIGGGPAGLSAGLYATRGGLKNVVMFEKGEPGGQITSSSEIENYPGQKKPGESGFEFMSTWLEQCSHFGLVNKWANVTQVVQNEDKTFTIKLDNGESELAKAVIVCTGSTPRRAGFEGENKFFGRGVSTCATCDGFFYKDKEVAVLGGGDTAIEEALYLSNICSKVYVVHRRDEFRAAPITVEKAKKNEKIEFITNATIKEAYGDNTGLNGIVLNTPDGEKELEVPGIFTFVGLNVNNEILKQDDGSFICKMDQNGQVEVDLKMKTSVDGLFAAGDLRTQAPKQVVSAAADGAVAALSVLSYIESLH, from the coding sequence ATGCTTGATTTAGCTATTATAGGTGGTGGTCCAGCTGGTCTTAGTGCGGGGCTTTATGCAACTCGAGGCGGACTTAAAAATGTTGTAATGTTTGAAAAAGGTGAACCAGGTGGTCAAATAACATCTAGTTCTGAGATAGAAAACTATCCTGGACAAAAAAAACCTGGTGAGAGTGGTTTTGAGTTTATGAGTACATGGTTGGAACAATGTAGCCACTTTGGTCTAGTTAATAAATGGGCCAATGTTACTCAAGTTGTTCAAAATGAAGATAAAACTTTTACTATAAAATTAGATAATGGAGAAAGCGAATTAGCAAAAGCTGTAATAGTTTGCACTGGTTCAACTCCTCGTAGAGCTGGTTTTGAAGGCGAAAATAAATTCTTTGGTAGAGGCGTAAGCACCTGTGCTACTTGCGATGGATTTTTCTATAAAGATAAAGAGGTAGCTGTTTTAGGTGGTGGAGATACTGCTATTGAAGAGGCTTTATATTTATCAAATATTTGTTCAAAAGTTTATGTTGTTCATAGACGTGATGAGTTTAGAGCAGCTCCTATAACAGTTGAAAAAGCCAAGAAAAATGAAAAGATAGAGTTTATAACAAATGCAACAATCAAAGAAGCATATGGTGATAATACCGGCTTAAATGGTATTGTTTTAAATACTCCTGATGGCGAAAAAGAGCTTGAAGTTCCTGGTATATTTACATTTGTTGGTCTTAATGTGAATAATGAGATTTTAAAGCAAGATGATGGAAGTTTTATATGCAAAATGGATCAAAACGGACAAGTTGAAGTTGATTTAAAAATGAAAACAAGTGTAGATGGTCTTTTTGCTGCCGGTGATTTAAGAACTCAAGCCCCAAAACAAGTTGTTTCTGCTGCTGCTGATGGTGCGGTTGCTGCACTTAGTGTTTTAAGCTATATAGAGAGCTTGCATTAA
- the rlmB gene encoding 23S rRNA (guanosine(2251)-2'-O)-methyltransferase RlmB encodes MIIYGKQLFLHILQRHPKKLEEVYLAKDCDKALFSRICGTGAIIKRVDNQKAQALAHGGNHQGLLAKVSEFEFTNLNEFKKMNFIVLLYGVSDVGNIGAILRTAYGLGCDGVILVSKSINIEGVLRSSSGAAYEIPIALCDDGLSLINELKQIGFFVYSTDSNGKDVRKAEFSKEKKVLIMGSEGEGIPQKVIKKSDECIGIKLKNNFDSLNVSASFAIICDRIINE; translated from the coding sequence ATGATAATTTACGGAAAACAACTATTTTTACATATTTTACAAAGACATCCAAAAAAACTTGAAGAGGTCTATCTAGCAAAAGATTGCGATAAGGCTTTATTTTCTCGTATTTGTGGAACTGGTGCGATCATTAAGCGCGTTGATAACCAAAAGGCTCAGGCTTTGGCTCATGGAGGAAACCATCAAGGTCTTTTAGCTAAGGTTAGTGAGTTTGAATTTACTAATCTAAATGAGTTTAAAAAAATGAACTTTATAGTTTTGCTTTATGGTGTTAGCGATGTTGGCAATATAGGCGCGATACTTAGAACTGCTTACGGACTTGGTTGCGATGGTGTGATACTTGTGTCAAAAAGCATAAATATAGAAGGCGTGCTGCGTAGCAGTAGTGGTGCAGCATATGAGATACCTATAGCCTTGTGTGATGATGGACTTAGCCTTATAAACGAATTAAAACAAATTGGCTTTTTTGTATATTCTACTGATAGTAATGGCAAAGATGTAAGAAAGGCCGAGTTTAGTAAAGAAAAAAAAGTTCTTATTATGGGAAGTGAGGGCGAAGGAATACCTCAAAAAGTTATTAAAAAAAGTGATGAGTGTATAGGTATAAAATTAAAAAATAACTTTGATTCTTTAAATGTAAGTGCCTCTTTTGCGATAATTTGTGATAGGATTATAAATGAATGA
- the rsmI gene encoding 16S rRNA (cytidine(1402)-2'-O)-methyltransferase has protein sequence MIYFIPTPIGNLKDISLHALDILRECEIVLCEDTRVTKSLFTLLNDRFNANIDISSFIPFHTHNCFDFLDKVTLDFFSKNIAYVSDAGMPCISDPGVELVRYALKNNINYEVLSGSNASILAIVASGILEKEFIFLGFLPNNGSERKIAIQNAMHLPYPVVLYESPKRILELIQNLSNIDPEREIFVIKEATKKFETKIKDSSINLVEKLKNINLNGEWSVVIDKSKNVPSQSITVDDIYSLDIPPKNKAKLISKITGEDVKKIYNNIIK, from the coding sequence TTGATATATTTTATTCCTACTCCGATAGGAAATTTAAAAGACATATCGCTTCACGCACTAGATATTTTGCGTGAATGCGAGATTGTTTTATGTGAAGATACTAGAGTAACCAAATCATTATTTACTCTTTTAAATGATAGATTTAATGCAAATATAGATATTTCTAGTTTTATACCGTTTCACACCCATAATTGTTTTGATTTTTTGGATAAGGTTACTTTGGACTTTTTTTCCAAAAATATAGCTTATGTTAGTGATGCTGGAATGCCTTGTATAAGCGATCCCGGTGTTGAGCTTGTAAGATATGCGCTAAAAAACAATATAAATTATGAGGTTTTGAGCGGTTCAAATGCCTCCATACTTGCCATTGTTGCTAGTGGAATTCTTGAAAAAGAGTTTATTTTTTTGGGGTTTTTACCCAATAATGGCTCTGAAAGAAAGATAGCGATACAAAATGCGATGCATCTTCCTTATCCTGTAGTTTTGTATGAAAGCCCAAAAAGAATTCTTGAGTTGATACAAAATTTATCAAACATAGATCCCGAAAGAGAAATTTTTGTAATAAAAGAGGCTACAAAAAAATTTGAAACCAAGATAAAAGATAGTTCAATAAATTTAGTTGAAAAATTAAAAAATATTAACTTAAATGGCGAATGGTCAGTGGTTATAGATAAATCAAAAAATGTTCCATCTCAAAGCATAACGGTTGATGATATTTATTCGCTCGATATACCTCCTAAAAATAAAGCAAAGCTAATCAGTAAAATTACTGGTGAAGATGTAAAAAAAATATATAACAATATTATAAAATAA